In one Heterodontus francisci isolate sHetFra1 chromosome 18, sHetFra1.hap1, whole genome shotgun sequence genomic region, the following are encoded:
- the dyrk2 gene encoding dual specificity tyrosine-phosphorylation-regulated kinase 2 isoform X2 produces MNDHLHIGTHGQIQVQQLFEDNSNKRTILTTQPNGLTAIGKTSLPVVQDKQLESSHRWQGSSASVKSTDCSSKPKSTVMTPEQAMKQYMHKLSAFEHHEIFNYPEIYFVGPNAKKRQGVVGGSNNGGYDDDQGSYIHVPHDHITYRYEVLKVIGKGSFGQVVKAYDHKQHQHIALKMVRNEKRFHRQAAEEIRILEHLKKQDKDNTMNVIHMLENFTFRNHICMTFELLSMNLYELIKKNKFQGFSLPLVRKFAHSILLCLDSLHKNRIIHCDLKPENILLKQQGRSGIKVIDFGSSCYEHQRVYTYIQSRFYRAPEVILGARYGMPIDMWSLGCILAELLTGYPLLPGEDEADQLACMIELLGIAPQKFLDQSKRAKNFVSSKGYPRYCTVTTLPDGSIVLNGGRSRRGKLRGPPGSKDWVTALKGCDDPLFLDFLKQCLEWDSTLRMTPSQALRHPWLRRRLPKPPTGEKGSSKRATESSGAITSISKLPPTSGSSSKLRTNLAQMTDANGNIQQRTVLPKLVS; encoded by the coding sequence ATGAATGACCACTTACATATCGGCACCCATGGACAGATCCAGGTTCAACAGCTTTTTGAAGACAACAGCAACAAAAGGACAATTTTGACCACACAACCGAATGGACTTACTGCAATTGGTAAAACGTCATTACCAGTGGTTCAGGACAAGCAGTTGGAGAGCTCTCATAGGTGGCAAGGAAGCTCTGCATCGGTAAAGTCAACAGATTGTTCTTCAAAACCAAAATCCACAGTCATGACACCAGAGCAAGCCATGAAGCAGTATATGCATAAACTTTCTGCATTTGAACACCATGAAATATTCAACTATCCTGAAATCTACTTTGTTGGTCCAAATGCAAAGAAACGGCAAGGTGTAGTTGGTGGCTCAAATAATGGTGGTTATGATGATGACCAGGGCTCCTATATTCATGTACCTCACGATCACATCACTTACAGATATGAAGTTTTGAAAGTAATTGGAAAAGGGAGCTTTGGGCAGGTTGTGAAAGCCTACGATCACAAACAACATCAGCATATAGCACTGAAAATGGTGAGGAATGAGAAACGATTCCACCGGCAAGCTGCAGAAGAGATACGGATTCTGGAGCATCTGAAAAAACAAGACAAAGATAATACCATGAATGTCATTCATATGCTGGAAAACTTCACATTCCGCAACCATATTTGCATGACATTTGAATTATTGAGCATGAATCTTTATGAGCTGATCAAAAAGAATAAGTTTCAAGGGTTCAGTCTGCCATTGGTTCGCAAGTTTGCTCACTCAATATTGCTGTGCTTGGACTCTTTACACAAGAATAGAATTATTCATTGTGACCTTAAACCTGAGAATATTCTGCTTAAACAGCAGGGACGAAGTGGGATTAAAGTGATAGATTTTGGCTCTAGTTGTTATGAACACCAACGTGTATACACATACATACAGTCACGATTTTACCGTGCACCTGAAGTGATCCTTGGCGCTCGCTATGGGATGCCCATAGACATGTGGAGTTTGGGTTGCATTCTGGCTGAACTATTGACAGGCTACCCTCTGTTGCCTGGAGAAGACGAAGCAGACCAGCTTGCTTGTATGATTGAGTTGCTGGGTATTGCGCCACAAAAGTTTTTAGATCAGTCCAAACGAGCCAAAAATTTTGTGAGCTCCAAAGGTTATCCCCGTTATTGTACCGTTACTACTTTGCCAGATGGCTCAATAGTTCTTAATGGAGGACGGTCACGAAGAGGAAAGCTTCGTGGCCCACCAGGGAGTAAGGACTGGGTCACAGCATTGAAGGGATGTGATGATCCTCTCTTTCTTGACTTTCTGAAACAGTGTTTAGAATGGGATTCTACGTTGCGTATGACACCCAGCCAGGCATTGCGACATCCCTGGCTACGAAGACGCTTACCAAAGCCTCCAACTGGAGAGAAAGGTTCATCAAAGAGAGCAACAGAGAGCAGTGGTGCTATTACATCAATTTCTAAATTGCCTCCAACTTCAGGCTCATCATCAAAACTAAGAACTAATTTGGCACAAATGACTGATGCCAATGGGAATATTCAACAGCGAACAGTGTTGCCCAAGTTGGTTAGCTGA
- the dyrk2 gene encoding dual specificity tyrosine-phosphorylation-regulated kinase 2 isoform X1, translating into MLTRKPCTTAAYPTGRAADSSVLQQDYRTDCSESQRGGAGSRLADPSSPLELPPLKSHTVGGSKHTMNDHLHIGTHGQIQVQQLFEDNSNKRTILTTQPNGLTAIGKTSLPVVQDKQLESSHRWQGSSASVKSTDCSSKPKSTVMTPEQAMKQYMHKLSAFEHHEIFNYPEIYFVGPNAKKRQGVVGGSNNGGYDDDQGSYIHVPHDHITYRYEVLKVIGKGSFGQVVKAYDHKQHQHIALKMVRNEKRFHRQAAEEIRILEHLKKQDKDNTMNVIHMLENFTFRNHICMTFELLSMNLYELIKKNKFQGFSLPLVRKFAHSILLCLDSLHKNRIIHCDLKPENILLKQQGRSGIKVIDFGSSCYEHQRVYTYIQSRFYRAPEVILGARYGMPIDMWSLGCILAELLTGYPLLPGEDEADQLACMIELLGIAPQKFLDQSKRAKNFVSSKGYPRYCTVTTLPDGSIVLNGGRSRRGKLRGPPGSKDWVTALKGCDDPLFLDFLKQCLEWDSTLRMTPSQALRHPWLRRRLPKPPTGEKGSSKRATESSGAITSISKLPPTSGSSSKLRTNLAQMTDANGNIQQRTVLPKLVS; encoded by the exons ATGTTAACGAGGAAACCGTGCACTACTGCTGCCTATCCAACGG gtaGAGCCGCTGACAGCTCGGTGTTACAGCAGGATTACAGGACCGATTGCTCGGAGAGCCAGAGAGGCGGAGCAGGATCCCGGCTGGCAGACCCATCATCGCCCCTAGAATTACCGCCACTGAAGAGTCACACG GTTGGAGGTTCTAAGCACACAATGAATGACCACTTACATATCGGCACCCATGGACAGATCCAGGTTCAACAGCTTTTTGAAGACAACAGCAACAAAAGGACAATTTTGACCACACAACCGAATGGACTTACTGCAATTGGTAAAACGTCATTACCAGTGGTTCAGGACAAGCAGTTGGAGAGCTCTCATAGGTGGCAAGGAAGCTCTGCATCGGTAAAGTCAACAGATTGTTCTTCAAAACCAAAATCCACAGTCATGACACCAGAGCAAGCCATGAAGCAGTATATGCATAAACTTTCTGCATTTGAACACCATGAAATATTCAACTATCCTGAAATCTACTTTGTTGGTCCAAATGCAAAGAAACGGCAAGGTGTAGTTGGTGGCTCAAATAATGGTGGTTATGATGATGACCAGGGCTCCTATATTCATGTACCTCACGATCACATCACTTACAGATATGAAGTTTTGAAAGTAATTGGAAAAGGGAGCTTTGGGCAGGTTGTGAAAGCCTACGATCACAAACAACATCAGCATATAGCACTGAAAATGGTGAGGAATGAGAAACGATTCCACCGGCAAGCTGCAGAAGAGATACGGATTCTGGAGCATCTGAAAAAACAAGACAAAGATAATACCATGAATGTCATTCATATGCTGGAAAACTTCACATTCCGCAACCATATTTGCATGACATTTGAATTATTGAGCATGAATCTTTATGAGCTGATCAAAAAGAATAAGTTTCAAGGGTTCAGTCTGCCATTGGTTCGCAAGTTTGCTCACTCAATATTGCTGTGCTTGGACTCTTTACACAAGAATAGAATTATTCATTGTGACCTTAAACCTGAGAATATTCTGCTTAAACAGCAGGGACGAAGTGGGATTAAAGTGATAGATTTTGGCTCTAGTTGTTATGAACACCAACGTGTATACACATACATACAGTCACGATTTTACCGTGCACCTGAAGTGATCCTTGGCGCTCGCTATGGGATGCCCATAGACATGTGGAGTTTGGGTTGCATTCTGGCTGAACTATTGACAGGCTACCCTCTGTTGCCTGGAGAAGACGAAGCAGACCAGCTTGCTTGTATGATTGAGTTGCTGGGTATTGCGCCACAAAAGTTTTTAGATCAGTCCAAACGAGCCAAAAATTTTGTGAGCTCCAAAGGTTATCCCCGTTATTGTACCGTTACTACTTTGCCAGATGGCTCAATAGTTCTTAATGGAGGACGGTCACGAAGAGGAAAGCTTCGTGGCCCACCAGGGAGTAAGGACTGGGTCACAGCATTGAAGGGATGTGATGATCCTCTCTTTCTTGACTTTCTGAAACAGTGTTTAGAATGGGATTCTACGTTGCGTATGACACCCAGCCAGGCATTGCGACATCCCTGGCTACGAAGACGCTTACCAAAGCCTCCAACTGGAGAGAAAGGTTCATCAAAGAGAGCAACAGAGAGCAGTGGTGCTATTACATCAATTTCTAAATTGCCTCCAACTTCAGGCTCATCATCAAAACTAAGAACTAATTTGGCACAAATGACTGATGCCAATGGGAATATTCAACAGCGAACAGTGTTGCCCAAGTTGGTTAGCTGA